The following proteins come from a genomic window of Candidatus Francisella endociliophora:
- the nuoH gene encoding NADH-quinone oxidoreductase subunit NuoH — MIEYILWTALYVLLIVIPLILVVAYYTYAERKIIGYMQDRLGPNRVGSFGLLQPIFDALKLFLKEIIVPTNSNRYLFFVAPILAFAPAYAAWAVIPFSKGVVLSDMNLGLLYILAMTSFSIYGVVIAGWASNSKYSLFGALRAGAQVISYELAMGFAIVGVVIAAGSMGISGIIESQTGGIWHWYFIPLFPLFIVYFIAGIAETNRAPFDVVEGESEIVAGHHIEYTGSRFALFFLAEYANMILISILTAIMFLGGWNSPLQGTPLEAIFSFVPGVVWLFAKTGIFMFMFLWVRATFPRYRYDQIMRLGWKIFIPLTFVWVVVVAFMVRFGVGPWW; from the coding sequence ATGATAGAATATATCTTGTGGACAGCACTTTATGTATTGCTGATTGTTATTCCTCTTATCTTAGTTGTTGCATACTATACTTATGCAGAAAGAAAAATTATTGGCTACATGCAAGATAGACTTGGACCAAATAGGGTTGGTTCTTTTGGTTTATTACAGCCAATCTTTGATGCCTTAAAACTTTTCTTAAAAGAAATTATTGTTCCAACAAATTCAAATAGATACTTGTTTTTTGTAGCTCCAATTCTAGCATTTGCGCCAGCTTATGCGGCTTGGGCTGTTATTCCTTTTTCAAAAGGTGTAGTGTTATCTGATATGAATCTTGGCTTACTGTATATCCTTGCCATGACTTCATTCTCAATATATGGTGTGGTGATAGCTGGCTGGGCTTCAAACAGTAAGTACTCGTTATTTGGAGCATTAAGAGCAGGTGCTCAAGTTATCTCTTATGAGTTGGCTATGGGCTTTGCTATTGTTGGTGTAGTCATAGCTGCAGGTTCTATGGGGATTTCAGGAATTATTGAGTCTCAAACTGGTGGCATTTGGCATTGGTATTTCATTCCATTGTTTCCATTATTTATTGTGTACTTTATCGCAGGTATTGCTGAGACAAATAGAGCACCTTTTGATGTGGTTGAGGGTGAGTCAGAGATCGTTGCAGGACACCATATTGAGTATACAGGTTCTAGATTTGCACTGTTTTTCTTAGCTGAGTATGCAAATATGATTTTGATAAGTATACTAACAGCTATTATGTTTTTGGGTGGTTGGAACTCTCCACTTCAAGGTACGCCTTTAGAAGCAATCTTTAGTTTTGTGCCAGGTGTTGTGTGGTTATTTGCTAAGACTGGTATATTTATGTTTATGTTCTTGTGGGTCAGAGCGACATTCCCAAGATATAGATATGACCAAATCATGCGTTTAGGCTGGAAGATCTTTATACCTCTTACATTTGTATGGGTTGTTGTGGTTGCATTTATGGTCAGGTTTGGCGTAGGACCTTGGTGGTAA
- the nuoG gene encoding NADH-quinone oxidoreductase subunit NuoG gives MSDNKESKKVNIEIDGKNYEALPSQSIIQVADENGIYIPRFCYHKKLSVAANCRMCLVDVEGARRASPACATPVIDGMKVKTRSETALKMQKDMMEFLLINHPLDCPICDQGGECELQDIAMGYGNTTSEYHETKRAVEDPELGPLVATDMTRCILCTRCVRFGEEVAGVKELGVMGRGDHSAISTYMSGDMMDSEVSGNVIDLCPVGALTSKPFRFKARAWELKQFPTVSAGDALATEINAHVYQGKVVRVVPRESEITGTWIADRDRFEYSGLYAQDRIQQPMIKKGDDWVNVSWEEALDFVKVAVEKTKEKDGVDAISAIMSEASTSEEMFLMKKLLAGVGSTNIDGRVRQYADIAGISAGKGLSCSLDNIRESDFILVFGSNIRKEYPLVNVAIKDAVDQNGANVVAWNLCEYDFNYDVKQTSLAADNIQYIALSLLKAIFVRANIPYGELDEILRKVDPAAEVREAADKIIAAENPKIIIGQDIVNTSSFETVFSVFDILEKVSNIKGGVLASNVNSVAADRLFSSSKSEFSTYKCLNGQTGTKLLFTAHTELAKDSMYGEQRLRNALRDIDIVVSFTSFADKFTKDTSDIIIPVATHYETSGSFVDLFGNTKEFRQAVKPYGDSKELWRVIRVLGNLLELEGFEYNTISEVTKDTYASRSRVTANHVRQVLNADLEYQKNIVFVASNSMYGSNSILRRAEPLQQTKDAKRFAGVRISQELADEIGLKDPKGVIKIYDIDNEINPEVTVDSSLQAKNIMFPRALFKDFLLGDNISIKLVEEEEK, from the coding sequence GTGTCAGACAATAAAGAATCCAAAAAAGTAAATATAGAGATTGATGGTAAGAATTATGAAGCTTTACCTAGTCAGTCGATAATTCAGGTTGCAGATGAAAATGGTATTTATATACCTAGATTTTGCTACCATAAGAAATTATCTGTAGCAGCAAACTGTAGAATGTGTTTGGTAGATGTTGAAGGTGCAAGGCGTGCCTCACCAGCCTGTGCAACACCTGTTATAGATGGTATGAAAGTCAAAACTCGTTCAGAGACAGCTCTAAAAATGCAAAAAGATATGATGGAATTTTTGCTTATTAACCATCCGTTGGATTGTCCAATATGCGATCAAGGTGGTGAGTGCGAATTGCAGGATATTGCTATGGGCTATGGTAATACTACTTCAGAGTACCATGAGACAAAAAGAGCTGTTGAAGATCCTGAACTAGGACCTCTTGTAGCTACAGATATGACTAGATGTATTCTTTGTACTCGCTGTGTGCGCTTTGGTGAAGAGGTTGCTGGAGTTAAAGAGCTTGGTGTAATGGGTCGTGGAGATCACTCTGCTATTAGTACTTACATGTCTGGTGATATGATGGATTCAGAAGTCTCTGGTAATGTTATTGATTTATGTCCAGTTGGAGCACTTACATCTAAGCCATTTAGATTTAAAGCAAGAGCTTGGGAGTTAAAACAATTTCCAACAGTATCAGCAGGTGATGCTTTAGCTACTGAGATAAATGCTCATGTATATCAAGGGAAAGTTGTTAGAGTAGTGCCTAGAGAGAGTGAAATTACAGGTACATGGATAGCAGATAGAGATAGGTTTGAGTATTCAGGTTTATATGCCCAGGATAGAATTCAGCAACCGATGATTAAAAAAGGTGATGATTGGGTAAATGTTTCATGGGAAGAAGCTTTAGATTTTGTAAAAGTTGCTGTTGAGAAGACAAAAGAAAAAGATGGTGTAGATGCTATATCTGCAATTATGTCTGAAGCATCAACTTCAGAAGAAATGTTTCTTATGAAAAAACTTCTTGCTGGAGTTGGTTCAACAAATATTGATGGTCGTGTTAGACAATATGCTGATATCGCTGGTATTAGTGCAGGTAAGGGACTTAGCTGCTCATTAGATAATATTCGTGAGAGTGATTTTATCTTAGTGTTTGGCTCAAATATTAGAAAAGAATATCCATTGGTAAACGTTGCTATTAAGGATGCTGTAGATCAAAATGGCGCAAATGTGGTTGCTTGGAATCTTTGTGAATATGACTTTAACTATGATGTTAAGCAAACTAGTTTAGCCGCTGATAATATTCAATATATTGCATTATCATTACTTAAAGCTATTTTCGTTAGGGCAAATATTCCTTATGGCGAGTTAGATGAGATTTTAAGGAAAGTGGATCCTGCTGCTGAAGTCAGAGAGGCTGCTGATAAGATAATTGCAGCTGAAAATCCAAAGATAATCATTGGTCAGGATATCGTTAATACAAGTAGTTTTGAGACTGTATTCAGTGTTTTTGATATATTAGAAAAAGTTTCTAATATTAAAGGTGGTGTTTTAGCTAGTAATGTAAACTCTGTTGCTGCAGATAGATTATTTAGCTCATCTAAGTCTGAATTTAGTACTTATAAATGTTTAAATGGTCAGACAGGAACTAAGCTTTTATTTACAGCACATACTGAGCTTGCTAAAGATAGTATGTATGGAGAACAAAGGTTAAGAAATGCTCTAAGAGATATAGATATTGTAGTAAGTTTTACGTCATTTGCTGATAAGTTTACAAAAGATACTTCTGATATAATTATACCAGTAGCTACTCATTATGAGACTAGTGGTAGTTTTGTTGATCTATTTGGTAATACAAAAGAGTTTAGGCAAGCTGTTAAACCATATGGTGATAGCAAGGAATTGTGGAGAGTTATCAGAGTTTTAGGTAATCTTTTAGAGCTAGAAGGATTTGAATACAATACTATTTCAGAGGTTACAAAAGATACTTACGCATCTAGATCAAGAGTAACAGCAAATCATGTTAGACAAGTGTTAAATGCAGATCTTGAGTATCAAAAAAATATTGTATTTGTTGCATCTAACTCTATGTATGGTTCTAATAGTATTCTTAGGCGTGCAGAGCCTCTACAACAGACTAAAGATGCAAAGCGCTTTGCGGGTGTGAGAATATCACAAGAATTAGCTGATGAGATAGGGTTAAAAGATCCTAAAGGAGTTATCAAGATTTATGATATTGATAATGAAATAAACCCTGAAGTAACAGTTGATTCTAGTTTGCAAGCTAAAAATATTATGTTTCCAAGAGCTTTGTTTAAAGACTTTTTGCTAGGTGACAATATTTCAATTAAGTTAGTAGAAGAGGAGGAGAAGTAA
- the nuoF gene encoding NADH-quinone oxidoreductase subunit NuoF has product MANEVCFRTLHLDKPYSLEAYLSVGGYSYWNKILTEKIPPEEIIEQLKISGLRGRGGAGFPAGLKWSFMPRNAPGQKYVVCNSDEGEPGTCKDREILRNNPHQLIEGMAIAGYVVGATAGYNYTRGEFYEPIARFEDALIEAYQAGLLGSNIKSSGISFDLYSAVGAGAYICGEETALLNSLEGKKGRPRFKPPFPAFKGLYGKPTNINNTETYASVPAILQHGGEWFKKLGTEKSGGTKLFCISGHVEKQRVMEISLGTPFKDVLEMCGGIRGGKKLKAVIPGGSSSKILTGEEMMKVNMDYESIGEAGSMLGSGAVVVLDETTCMVKTLARLADFYHEESCGQCTPCREGTGWLARTLHRIVAGEGKPEDIDTLVRVATNIEGNSICGLGDAAAWPVQSYINKFKDEFVYMIENNGKSIVDQ; this is encoded by the coding sequence ATGGCAAATGAAGTTTGTTTTCGTACCTTACACCTGGATAAGCCATATAGCTTAGAAGCTTACCTTTCTGTTGGTGGGTACTCATATTGGAATAAAATCTTAACAGAGAAAATTCCACCAGAAGAAATTATTGAACAGTTAAAGATTTCAGGACTTAGAGGTCGTGGTGGAGCTGGTTTCCCTGCTGGTCTAAAGTGGAGTTTTATGCCGCGTAATGCCCCTGGACAAAAATATGTTGTATGTAATTCAGATGAAGGTGAGCCGGGGACTTGTAAGGATAGGGAGATTCTTAGAAATAATCCTCACCAGCTTATTGAGGGTATGGCGATAGCTGGATATGTTGTAGGAGCTACAGCGGGTTATAACTACACAAGAGGTGAGTTTTATGAGCCGATTGCTAGATTTGAAGATGCTCTTATAGAAGCTTATCAAGCGGGACTTTTAGGTTCAAATATTAAATCATCAGGCATCTCGTTTGATTTGTATTCGGCTGTTGGTGCTGGTGCATATATTTGTGGTGAAGAGACAGCTCTTCTAAATTCTTTGGAAGGTAAGAAAGGTCGACCAAGATTTAAGCCGCCATTCCCAGCATTTAAGGGCTTGTATGGTAAGCCAACGAATATTAATAACACAGAAACTTATGCTTCTGTTCCTGCGATATTACAACATGGCGGAGAGTGGTTCAAAAAGTTAGGTACTGAAAAAAGTGGCGGTACTAAGCTTTTTTGCATTTCAGGACATGTTGAGAAACAAAGAGTTATGGAGATCAGTTTAGGTACTCCGTTTAAAGATGTTTTAGAAATGTGTGGCGGTATTCGTGGTGGCAAAAAGCTAAAAGCTGTGATTCCTGGCGGTAGCTCATCAAAGATCCTTACAGGTGAAGAGATGATGAAAGTCAATATGGATTATGAATCTATTGGTGAAGCTGGATCGATGCTTGGTTCAGGAGCAGTTGTAGTTTTAGATGAAACAACCTGTATGGTAAAAACTTTAGCAAGACTGGCTGATTTCTATCATGAAGAATCATGTGGTCAGTGTACACCATGCAGAGAGGGTACTGGTTGGTTAGCACGTACGCTACATAGGATTGTAGCTGGTGAAGGTAAGCCAGAGGATATAGATACTTTAGTTCGAGTGGCAACAAATATAGAAGGTAATTCCATTTGTGGTCTAGGTGATGCAGCAGCATGGCCAGTACAGAGTTATATTAATAAGTTCAAGGATGAGTTTGTTTATATGATTGAGAACAATGGTAAAAGTATAGTGGATCAATAG
- the nuoE gene encoding NADH-quinone oxidoreductase subunit NuoE, whose product MSLVDLISPLAKEDIDRVLSKFPADQRRSAILEGLHILQDQNGGYLTDDLQTALAEYLQVSKVDVYEVATFYCMYDLKPVGRHKLNVCTNVSCMLNGAYEILAHIEKKLGIKPGETTKDGRITLKEVECQGACCGSPMLEVDKVFYENLTIEKVNQLIDSLE is encoded by the coding sequence ATGTCTTTAGTAGATTTAATATCGCCACTAGCGAAAGAAGATATTGATAGGGTTTTAAGTAAGTTTCCAGCAGATCAGAGAAGATCAGCTATTTTAGAAGGCTTACATATATTACAGGATCAAAATGGTGGCTATTTAACAGATGATTTACAAACAGCTTTGGCTGAGTACTTACAGGTAAGCAAAGTTGATGTTTATGAAGTTGCAACTTTTTACTGTATGTATGATTTGAAGCCTGTTGGTAGACACAAGCTTAACGTATGTACAAATGTTTCTTGTATGTTAAATGGTGCGTATGAGATTTTGGCACATATTGAGAAAAAACTTGGTATCAAACCTGGTGAGACTACAAAGGATGGTCGTATAACTCTAAAAGAAGTAGAGTGTCAAGGAGCTTGTTGTGGTTCACCAATGTTAGAGGTGGATAAAGTTTTTTATGAAAATCTAACTATAGAAAAAGTGAATCAACTTATTGATTCTTTGGAGTAG
- a CDS encoding NADH-quinone oxidoreductase subunit D, whose translation MAEYKNYTLNFGPVHPAAHGVLRLILELDGESVVRADPHVGLLHRGTEKLAEFKPYNQSIGYMDRLDYVSMMCNEHAYVMAIEKLLELEVPERAQYIRVMFAEMTRILNHLLWAAACGIDLGAMTVFLYAFRVREDLFDCYEAVSGARMHAAYFRPGGVARDLPTQMPKYEKTRFNSKRKTKKMNANRQGSMLDFLDSFVVDFEKSLDEIDTLLTDNRLWKQRTVDIGTVTAERAKELGFTGPMLRASGVAWDLRKSQPYEVYDQLDFDIPIGSNGDCYDRYLVRMAEMRESNKLIKQCVDWLRANPGEVLSDNHKVAPPRRNAMKNNMEELIHHFKLFSEGYCTPEGEVYVGTEHPKGEFGVYIKSDGANKPYRLKMRAPGFAHISAMDELLAGHMLADTPAIISTIDVVFGDVDR comes from the coding sequence ATGGCAGAGTATAAAAACTATACATTAAACTTTGGTCCAGTTCACCCAGCAGCGCATGGTGTTCTTAGGCTTATATTAGAGCTTGATGGCGAGAGTGTTGTTAGGGCTGATCCGCATGTTGGTTTATTGCACAGAGGTACAGAGAAGCTAGCTGAGTTTAAGCCGTATAATCAAAGTATTGGTTATATGGATAGATTAGATTATGTATCTATGATGTGTAATGAGCATGCTTATGTTATGGCAATTGAGAAGTTACTTGAATTAGAAGTTCCAGAGAGAGCACAATATATTCGAGTTATGTTTGCTGAAATGACAAGGATTTTAAACCATTTGTTGTGGGCAGCAGCCTGCGGTATTGACCTTGGTGCAATGACTGTGTTCTTGTATGCTTTTCGTGTCAGAGAAGATTTGTTTGACTGTTATGAGGCGGTTTCTGGTGCGCGTATGCATGCGGCATACTTTAGACCAGGCGGTGTTGCTAGAGATTTACCAACACAGATGCCAAAATATGAGAAAACTAGATTTAACAGCAAAAGAAAAACTAAGAAGATGAATGCTAATAGACAAGGTAGCATGTTAGATTTTCTAGATTCATTTGTTGTTGATTTTGAAAAATCTCTAGATGAGATTGATACTCTTCTAACGGATAATAGACTTTGGAAGCAAAGAACGGTTGATATTGGTACTGTAACCGCTGAACGAGCAAAAGAGCTTGGTTTTACAGGACCTATGTTAAGAGCAAGTGGTGTTGCTTGGGATCTTAGAAAGTCTCAGCCGTATGAAGTTTATGATCAGTTGGATTTTGATATTCCTATTGGTTCAAACGGTGACTGCTACGACAGATATCTTGTTAGAATGGCTGAAATGCGCGAATCAAATAAGCTTATTAAACAGTGTGTAGATTGGTTAAGAGCTAATCCGGGTGAAGTGCTTTCTGATAATCATAAAGTAGCCCCACCAAGAAGAAATGCTATGAAAAATAATATGGAAGAGCTTATTCATCATTTCAAACTTTTCTCTGAAGGGTATTGTACTCCTGAAGGAGAGGTTTATGTTGGTACAGAGCATCCAAAAGGTGAGTTTGGTGTGTATATCAAATCAGATGGCGCCAATAAACCATATAGGTTAAAGATGAGAGCTCCAGGTTTTGCACACATTAGTGCAATGGATGAATTATTGGCAGGGCATATGTTAGCAGATACTCCAGCGATTATCTCAACAATAGATGTCGTGTTTGGTGATGTAGATAGATAG
- a CDS encoding NADH-quinone oxidoreductase subunit C, translated as MSLKLQDHFDNITKFLDGFGVENSIANQEITIAIKDQRDIHLILEKLRNSYCFEQLTDVTAVDYLTYGQSDWQVGKAVSQEGFSRGRQQGFKTADVDNRFEIIYQLLSMENNVRVRVKCKLKDAQIILIDSVSDLWASANWAEREVYDMFGIYFNNHPDLRRVLTDYGFVGHPLRKDFPQTGYVEMRYDENLGKVVYEPVEIDDRVNTPRVIRN; from the coding sequence GTGAGCCTTAAGTTACAAGATCATTTTGATAATATAACAAAGTTTTTAGACGGTTTTGGTGTCGAGAATTCTATCGCTAATCAAGAAATAACTATAGCTATTAAAGATCAGCGAGATATTCACCTGATCTTAGAAAAGTTGAGGAATAGTTATTGTTTTGAACAATTGACTGATGTTACAGCTGTCGATTATTTAACTTATGGTCAGTCAGATTGGCAGGTTGGAAAGGCGGTGTCTCAAGAAGGCTTTTCAAGAGGCCGTCAGCAAGGGTTCAAAACGGCAGATGTTGATAATAGATTCGAAATTATCTATCAGTTATTAAGCATGGAAAATAATGTTCGCGTGCGTGTGAAGTGTAAGCTAAAAGATGCACAGATTATTTTAATTGATTCTGTGAGTGATTTATGGGCTTCGGCTAACTGGGCTGAAAGAGAAGTTTACGACATGTTTGGAATTTATTTTAATAATCATCCAGATTTAAGAAGAGTGCTTACGGATTATGGTTTTGTGGGGCATCCATTAAGAAAAGACTTCCCGCAAACTGGTTATGTAGAGATGCGTTATGATGAGAATCTTGGCAAAGTGGTATATGAACCAGTAGAGATTGATGATAGGGTTAACACTCCAAGAGTGATTCGTAACTAA
- a CDS encoding NuoB/complex I 20 kDa subunit family protein, with product MGIGNENKGFITASADALINWVRTGSMWPVTTGLACCAVEMMHAGAARYDLDRFGIVFRPSPRQSDVLIVAGTLCNKMAPALRQVYDQMPDPKWVISMGSCANGGGYYHYSYSVVRGCDRIVPVDIYVPGCPPTAEALVYGIIQLQNKIVRKDTIARK from the coding sequence ATGGGAATAGGTAACGAAAATAAAGGTTTTATAACTGCAAGTGCTGATGCTCTTATAAATTGGGTGCGTACTGGTTCAATGTGGCCAGTAACTACAGGTTTGGCTTGTTGTGCTGTTGAGATGATGCACGCAGGTGCAGCTAGATATGATTTAGATAGATTTGGTATAGTTTTTAGGCCATCTCCAAGACAGTCAGATGTGCTTATTGTTGCTGGTACACTATGTAATAAAATGGCTCCAGCCTTACGTCAAGTCTACGATCAAATGCCTGATCCTAAATGGGTTATTTCTATGGGATCATGTGCAAATGGTGGCGGGTATTACCATTACTCTTATTCGGTGGTTCGTGGCTGTGACAGGATTGTACCTGTTGATATATATGTGCCTGGTTGTCCGCCAACTGCTGAAGCTCTCGTTTATGGGATTATTCAGTTGCAAAATAAGATTGTTAGAAAAGATACTATAGCGAGGAAGTGA
- the ndhC gene encoding NADH-quinone oxidoreductase subunit A, translating to MTTNVYEQFAPILIFLIIAFGLGAAFAIIGKVLSMIVGANNPSKTKGETFECGFPTFGDAREKLDVRFYLIAVLFLVFDLELAFIIPWGINLRAGAGIPAISDHAFYAMIIFLVVLFLGLIYAWKKGALEWE from the coding sequence ATGACTACTAATGTTTATGAACAGTTTGCTCCAATACTAATATTTCTTATTATAGCTTTTGGTCTGGGGGCGGCTTTTGCGATTATAGGTAAGGTCTTGTCAATGATCGTTGGTGCAAATAATCCAAGCAAAACAAAGGGTGAAACTTTTGAATGTGGTTTCCCTACTTTTGGCGATGCAAGAGAGAAGCTGGATGTGCGTTTTTACCTAATAGCTGTGTTGTTTTTGGTTTTTGATCTTGAATTGGCATTTATTATTCCTTGGGGAATAAACTTAAGAGCAGGTGCTGGGATACCTGCTATTTCAGATCATGCATTTTATGCGATGATAATATTCTTGGTAGTACTATTTTTGGGCTTAATATACGCCTGGAAAAAAGGAGCTTTGGAATGGGAATAG
- a CDS encoding Fur family transcriptional regulator produces MNSKNLNLKELGLKVTQPRLEILKLFEKNKDDHLSPDDVFSKLKAQGSSTGIATVYRVLSQFESAGIIIRLKLDNDQVMYELNQGDHHDHMICLQCGNIEEFYSEEIEKLQEQIVRDMGAEMVDHSLNIYVKKCKSCPRK; encoded by the coding sequence ATGAACTCTAAAAACCTTAACCTAAAAGAGCTTGGCCTAAAAGTAACACAACCGCGCCTTGAAATACTTAAATTATTTGAAAAGAATAAAGATGACCACTTAAGCCCTGATGATGTTTTCTCTAAATTGAAGGCACAGGGTAGCAGTACGGGAATAGCTACAGTTTATAGAGTATTATCTCAATTTGAATCCGCAGGTATTATAATTCGTCTAAAATTAGATAATGATCAAGTGATGTATGAGCTAAATCAAGGAGATCATCACGATCACATGATATGCTTGCAGTGCGGCAATATCGAAGAATTCTACAGTGAAGAAATCGAAAAATTACAAGAGCAAATAGTCAGAGATATGGGTGCTGAAATGGTAGATCACAGTCTAAATATATATGTCAAAAAATGTAAATCTTGTCCTAGAAAATAA
- the fslA gene encoding rhizoferrin biosynthesis protein FslA, whose translation MKISQLQKSQNPLDIESLELIGLTIKNLSLNLEKFKAEVSHKLFVRVAMGLYREGLLGQSKNTNNTILTSNLTNSSLLKIEKVATFSLNRPIFKNLEIINSDSGKSKKIDSLTELLDWAKVNNPQISLIDWKQFELEIMNSYENELSMGVYRNFWQKQLLNNIQNSNSENLWDWMNASIPKDQHLSFLEQWGAVGHIYHPGSKTKLGLSKFENIIYSPEFQAEVDIIFAAIHKNISHTEIIDGLNTTYSDWMSNNYPQEYKLWCSELAKKGFDSNDYLMIPVHPWQAEHILESKHKCLIDCHQLIILNNCTYSTKPSMSFRTMLPSKNSLDAHIKLPVAIHATSVMRTVSPESVKTGPRISSVLSKILDKEPQISKSMNIIPDSIGIHTTKACRKDDIRQLSAIFRENPNKYLNEGEVITPLASLFVKTPDNQPLICDILDLLGCRSKDEILEYFRGYTKIALRSCLDLYLLYGIALEAHQQNTLVVFKDNKPQRLMVRDLGGMRLHLPSLSETGISLPEGTFSLTFTNSQTTTRRKFIHACLQSNIGELVLQLSLHYKINEQYFWKIVKQEIQQRFKDLKPRINSDKYNIEYSEILEKPWTMKALTRMRLNDKLDCDKDDMQGDIYVNLQNPLIF comes from the coding sequence ATGAAGATTTCTCAACTTCAAAAATCACAAAATCCTCTAGATATAGAATCATTAGAACTTATAGGGCTTACTATTAAAAACCTAAGCTTAAATCTAGAGAAATTTAAAGCAGAGGTATCTCACAAGCTTTTTGTTAGGGTTGCTATGGGTCTATATAGGGAAGGGTTATTAGGTCAATCTAAAAATACTAATAACACAATCCTTACATCTAACCTCACAAATAGCTCTCTACTAAAAATAGAGAAAGTTGCTACTTTTAGCCTTAATAGACCAATATTCAAAAATCTTGAAATCATAAATTCTGACTCAGGCAAATCAAAAAAAATAGATTCTCTAACAGAACTTCTAGACTGGGCTAAAGTAAATAATCCTCAGATTAGTTTAATAGACTGGAAACAATTTGAATTAGAAATAATGAATTCATATGAAAATGAGTTGTCTATGGGCGTATATCGAAACTTTTGGCAAAAACAGCTACTTAACAACATACAAAACTCTAATTCTGAAAACCTTTGGGATTGGATGAATGCCTCTATACCCAAGGATCAGCACTTATCTTTTTTGGAACAGTGGGGAGCTGTCGGACATATCTATCACCCAGGATCAAAAACTAAATTAGGATTGAGTAAATTTGAAAATATTATTTACTCACCAGAGTTTCAAGCAGAAGTAGATATCATCTTTGCAGCAATCCATAAGAACATTTCACACACAGAAATTATAGATGGCTTAAATACAACATATAGTGATTGGATGTCTAACAATTATCCTCAAGAATATAAACTATGGTGTTCTGAACTTGCAAAAAAAGGTTTTGATAGCAATGACTATTTAATGATTCCTGTTCATCCATGGCAAGCAGAGCACATCCTCGAGAGTAAGCATAAGTGTCTTATTGACTGTCATCAATTAATTATCTTAAATAATTGTACCTACTCCACCAAGCCAAGTATGTCTTTTCGAACAATGCTGCCATCAAAAAATTCATTAGATGCTCATATTAAGCTTCCCGTTGCTATCCATGCCACAAGTGTTATGAGAACAGTTTCACCAGAATCTGTAAAGACAGGCCCAAGAATAAGCTCAGTATTATCCAAAATTCTAGATAAAGAACCCCAAATATCTAAAAGTATGAATATTATTCCTGACTCAATAGGCATACATACGACAAAAGCTTGCCGTAAAGATGATATAAGACAATTATCTGCAATATTTAGAGAAAACCCCAATAAATATTTAAATGAAGGAGAAGTAATTACGCCATTAGCTAGCTTATTTGTTAAAACTCCAGACAACCAACCACTTATATGTGATATTTTAGATTTATTAGGCTGTCGTAGCAAAGATGAAATTTTAGAATACTTTAGAGGTTATACTAAAATAGCTCTAAGATCATGCCTAGATTTATATCTACTATATGGAATTGCTCTAGAAGCACATCAACAAAATACTCTAGTAGTTTTCAAAGACAACAAACCTCAAAGATTAATGGTAAGAGACCTTGGTGGTATGAGACTTCATTTACCAAGCTTAAGTGAGACTGGAATAAGTCTCCCAGAAGGAACCTTTTCATTAACCTTCACAAATTCGCAAACAACTACTAGGCGTAAGTTTATACACGCATGTTTACAAAGTAACATTGGCGAACTTGTATTACAACTAAGCTTACACTATAAAATTAACGAGCAATACTTCTGGAAAATTGTAAAACAAGAGATACAACAAAGGTTTAAAGATCTAAAACCCAGAATAAATAGTGACAAATATAATATTGAATATTCTGAGATATTAGAAAAACCTTGGACAATGAAAGCTCTTACAAGAATGCGTCTAAATGACAAGCTAGATTGTGATAAAGATGATATGCAAGGAGATATCTACGTTAACCTTCAAAATCCATTAATATTTTAA